A DNA window from Streptomyces sp. 71268 contains the following coding sequences:
- a CDS encoding RidA family protein: MTPSPPTHQPQPPEPEPDPHRASPPDQPTAPPLRRVNPAELAPPSGFSHAVTATGGQLVLLAGQTALDGAGHLVDGPLPDQFERALSNLLTALRAAGGRPEHLARVTVYATDVADYRAHAPELGRVWRRLAGRDYPAMAVVGVVRLWDERARVELDGIALLP, encoded by the coding sequence ATGACGCCCTCGCCCCCCACCCACCAGCCGCAGCCCCCCGAGCCGGAGCCCGACCCGCACCGCGCGAGCCCGCCCGACCAGCCCACCGCCCCACCGCTGCGCCGCGTCAACCCCGCCGAACTCGCCCCGCCCTCCGGCTTCTCGCACGCCGTCACCGCCACCGGCGGCCAACTGGTCCTCCTCGCCGGACAGACGGCGCTGGACGGCGCGGGCCACCTGGTGGACGGGCCGCTCCCCGACCAGTTCGAGCGTGCCCTGAGCAACCTCCTCACCGCGCTCCGGGCCGCCGGCGGCCGGCCCGAACACCTCGCGCGGGTCACGGTGTACGCCACCGACGTGGCCGACTACCGCGCCCACGCACCCGAACTCGGCCGCGTCTGGCGCCGCTTGGCGGGCCGCGACTACCCGGCGATGGCCGTCGTGGGCGTGGTCCGGCTGTGGGACGAGCGGGCACGCGTGGAACTGGACGGCATCGCGCTCCTGCCGTAG
- a CDS encoding iron-siderophore ABC transporter substrate-binding protein, protein MPILLTSLRRRAAVAAAGAVSLTLLVTGCGSDDKDDDGKKDAANAGAPAEAGAFPVTIKSALGKTEIKEKPQRVVTLGQGSAETAIALGNVPVGIEKYEWGSDKTGYLPWIHEAVTKSGKKLPKQFTGGEELDIEAITELEPDVILAPWSGITQKQYDILKDIAPTVAYPDKAWSTDWDQQIDLIAKALGQPKKAKELTAKIDKQLADAAAKKPNYKNVTFSYIYTSGPGTLGVFKPQEQRVEMVSKLGLKVDPVVNTFKETEGTDSALIGLENADKLKKSDVAFTFYTDDKTRKEIEAQPLYAAIPAVKKGALVYSKDQSFVTASSMLNPLTVPYSIERYLPLIDAAVAKSGK, encoded by the coding sequence ATGCCCATTCTGCTGACCTCCCTGCGCCGCCGGGCCGCCGTGGCCGCGGCCGGAGCCGTTTCGCTGACCCTGTTGGTGACGGGCTGCGGCTCGGACGACAAGGACGACGACGGCAAGAAGGACGCGGCGAACGCGGGCGCCCCGGCCGAGGCCGGAGCCTTCCCGGTCACCATCAAGAGCGCGCTCGGCAAGACCGAGATCAAGGAGAAGCCCCAGCGCGTCGTGACCCTGGGCCAGGGCTCCGCGGAGACGGCCATCGCGCTCGGCAACGTACCGGTGGGCATCGAGAAGTACGAGTGGGGCAGCGACAAGACCGGCTACCTGCCGTGGATCCACGAGGCGGTCACCAAGTCCGGGAAGAAGCTGCCCAAGCAGTTCACCGGCGGTGAGGAACTCGACATCGAGGCCATCACGGAGCTGGAGCCCGACGTCATCCTGGCCCCGTGGTCGGGGATCACGCAGAAGCAGTACGACATCCTCAAGGACATCGCTCCCACCGTCGCCTACCCGGACAAGGCGTGGAGCACCGACTGGGACCAGCAGATCGACCTCATCGCCAAGGCGCTCGGCCAGCCGAAGAAGGCCAAGGAGCTGACGGCGAAGATCGACAAGCAGCTCGCCGACGCCGCCGCGAAGAAGCCGAACTACAAGAACGTCACGTTCTCCTACATCTACACCTCGGGCCCCGGCACCCTCGGCGTCTTCAAGCCGCAGGAGCAGCGCGTGGAGATGGTCTCCAAGCTGGGCCTGAAGGTCGACCCGGTCGTCAACACCTTCAAGGAGACCGAGGGCACCGACTCCGCGCTGATCGGCCTGGAGAATGCCGACAAGCTCAAGAAGAGCGACGTCGCCTTCACCTTCTACACCGACGACAAGACCCGCAAGGAGATCGAGGCGCAGCCGCTGTACGCCGCAATCCCCGCGGTCAAGAAGGGCGCGCTGGTCTACAGCAAGGACCAGTCCTTCGTCACCGCCTCCTCGATGCTCAACCCGCTGACGGTGCCGTACAGCATCGAGCGGTACCTGCCCTTGATCGACGCGGCCGTCGCCAAGTCCGGCAAGTAG
- a CDS encoding iron chelate uptake ABC transporter family permease subunit: protein MTTTQPLTRRSGPRRGTLRIGPRVAVPFHVSAVVVGLATLVLLVVAAAATLTMGRLGIALADIPSVLFGEATGKDAFVFDRLRGPRLAVAIATGAAFGLSGALFQSVTRNPLGSPDVIGLGAGAGAGAATVALFLPDLVPASVGALLGALLAMGLVYVSTGTGFRSPGRLVVAGIGVAAMATAVTQYVVYAVERDKASSLAAYVNGSLAARSWDDATIIWTVLLVCLPLAALLARPLTIGEMGDDLSTGLGASPGRTKTAAVLLSIALSAGAVSVAGPIAFISLTAPQIAKRLTRSTGPQLAVSTLLGALLLVAADLAAQQLPLFDDLPVGIYTMAVGGAYLGYLLVREWRRQPA, encoded by the coding sequence ATGACGACCACCCAGCCACTGACCCGGCGGTCCGGGCCGCGTCGCGGGACGCTGCGGATCGGGCCCCGGGTCGCCGTGCCCTTCCACGTCTCGGCCGTGGTGGTGGGCCTGGCGACGCTGGTCCTGCTGGTCGTCGCGGCGGCAGCGACGCTGACCATGGGCCGGCTCGGCATCGCACTGGCCGACATCCCGAGCGTGCTGTTCGGCGAGGCCACGGGCAAGGACGCGTTCGTCTTCGACCGGCTGCGCGGCCCGCGGCTGGCCGTCGCGATCGCCACCGGCGCGGCCTTCGGCCTGTCCGGCGCCCTCTTCCAGTCCGTCACCCGCAACCCGCTGGGCAGCCCGGACGTCATCGGGCTCGGCGCCGGTGCCGGCGCAGGCGCGGCGACCGTCGCGCTGTTCCTGCCCGACCTCGTGCCGGCGTCCGTGGGCGCGCTGCTCGGCGCGCTGCTGGCGATGGGGCTGGTCTACGTCTCGACCGGCACCGGCTTCCGCAGCCCGGGCCGGCTGGTCGTCGCCGGCATCGGCGTGGCGGCCATGGCGACGGCCGTCACCCAGTACGTCGTCTACGCCGTGGAGCGGGACAAGGCCAGCTCCCTGGCCGCGTACGTCAACGGCAGCCTCGCCGCCCGCTCGTGGGACGACGCCACGATCATCTGGACCGTCCTGCTCGTCTGCCTCCCGCTGGCCGCGCTGCTGGCCCGGCCGCTGACCATCGGGGAGATGGGCGACGACCTCTCCACCGGACTCGGCGCCAGCCCCGGCCGTACGAAGACCGCGGCCGTGCTGCTGTCCATCGCGCTCTCCGCGGGCGCGGTCAGCGTCGCGGGCCCCATCGCGTTCATCTCCCTCACTGCTCCGCAGATCGCCAAGCGGCTCACGCGCAGCACCGGTCCGCAACTCGCCGTGTCCACGCTGCTCGGCGCCCTGTTGCTGGTCGCGGCCGACCTGGCCGCGCAGCAACTGCCGCTCTTCGACGACCTGCCGGTGGGGATCTACACCATGGCCGTCGGCGGCGCCTATCTCGGCTACCTGTTGGTACGGGAGTGGCGGCGGCAGCCTGCGTAA
- a CDS encoding acyl-CoA dehydrogenase family protein, with amino-acid sequence MSAFALDPQQRRWCATLRTVAADRLRPLAERGAPGRVNRPLVAALGELGLLRRLFPTATDEPGAGPGADPEGGAAGAGAEADAEARTGARARGGADDGPSAARALDLCLLRESLATQCAEAETALALQALGCYPVVQSGTAEQRARWLPEVIAGRAVAAYALSEPGAGSDAAALTLAARPVGPARPAGATDPGAATGTATGAGSWELTGEKCWISNAPEADFYTVFARTTPGAGSRGITAFLVPADRPGLGGEPLEMLSPHPIGRLTFDAVPVTRADVLGEVDAGFKVAMRTLNLLRPSVGAFAVGMAQHALDLALAHARQRTAFGGPLRDLQAVSHQLAEMATRTEAARLLVYAAASAYDTGQPDIARRSAMAKLLATETAQYVVDAAVQIHGARALERGHPLEHLYREVRAPRIYEGATEVQRTIIAKELYR; translated from the coding sequence ATGAGTGCCTTCGCCCTCGATCCGCAACAGCGCCGGTGGTGCGCCACGCTGCGCACCGTCGCCGCCGACCGGTTGCGCCCACTGGCCGAGCGCGGCGCGCCCGGACGGGTGAACCGACCGCTGGTGGCGGCCCTCGGCGAGCTGGGCCTGCTGCGCCGCCTCTTCCCCACCGCGACGGACGAACCGGGTGCCGGCCCGGGTGCCGACCCGGAGGGAGGCGCGGCCGGGGCGGGCGCCGAAGCGGACGCCGAGGCCAGGACCGGCGCTCGTGCCCGTGGTGGCGCCGACGATGGACCGAGCGCCGCACGCGCCCTCGACCTGTGCCTGCTGCGCGAATCGCTGGCCACCCAGTGCGCGGAGGCCGAGACCGCCCTGGCCCTCCAGGCCCTCGGCTGCTATCCGGTGGTCCAGTCCGGCACCGCCGAGCAGCGGGCCCGCTGGCTGCCCGAGGTCATCGCCGGGCGCGCGGTGGCCGCGTACGCGCTCAGCGAGCCAGGGGCCGGCTCCGACGCCGCGGCCCTCACCCTCGCGGCACGCCCGGTGGGCCCGGCACGCCCGGCGGGCGCGACCGATCCCGGGGCGGCGACCGGAACCGCGACCGGGGCCGGGAGTTGGGAGCTGACCGGTGAGAAGTGCTGGATCTCCAACGCCCCCGAGGCCGACTTCTACACCGTCTTCGCCCGCACCACACCCGGCGCCGGCAGCCGCGGCATCACGGCCTTCCTGGTACCCGCCGACCGCCCGGGGCTCGGCGGCGAACCGCTGGAGATGCTCAGCCCCCACCCCATCGGCCGGCTGACCTTCGACGCCGTGCCGGTCACCCGCGCCGACGTGCTCGGCGAGGTGGACGCCGGTTTCAAGGTCGCCATGCGCACCCTGAACCTGCTGCGCCCCAGCGTCGGCGCCTTCGCCGTCGGCATGGCCCAGCACGCGCTCGACCTCGCCCTGGCCCACGCGCGTCAGCGCACGGCGTTCGGCGGGCCGCTGCGCGACCTCCAGGCCGTCTCCCACCAGCTCGCGGAGATGGCCACCCGCACCGAGGCCGCCCGCCTCCTGGTCTACGCGGCGGCCTCGGCCTACGACACCGGCCAACCCGACATCGCCCGCCGCTCGGCCATGGCCAAGCTGCTGGCCACCGAGACCGCGCAGTACGTCGTCGACGCCGCCGTCCAGATCCACGGCGCCCGCGCGCTGGAGCGCGGCCACCCACTGGAGCACCTGTACCGCGAGGTCCGCGCGCCCAGGATCTACGAGGGCGCCACGGAGGTCCAGCGCACCATCATCGCCAAGGAGCTGTACCGATGA
- a CDS encoding AAA domain-containing protein codes for MQKQPPTFLVEALRQGITGLGEHPLAAALAAGTIGGPRQPAEDPPGFHPAQADAHRACLGEGVHLVWGPPGTGKTTVLKRAIGDLLARGDRLLLVSATNIAVDNALLGVVRERRHGPGEIVRVGPPHLKEVAEDPSVSLPMMVRARLAETAQRRGSLESELVAIKERAAELARLEAVLTRFDSSAYYAALELLRTPGEDPASVRLRVEDAKQRHDRASREHEEAVTVARTAVARDKAAAPARHQWHQVDELSSEVAKVREAVALREAAALLAEDRCDPLRRELREAESTRTWSKRRAQNKTAGIRQRLEEAERSAATARQAAARPGPLPQPMPRPSEPGSPHSAKASPSLEIRSPRCMPTPPRHRPLRIGLDNASAGVRPTSPRRQRRPSAPFMPTKWRNRRSRRGGPPCSSARVGSAPR; via the coding sequence ATGCAGAAGCAGCCTCCCACGTTCCTCGTGGAGGCCCTGCGCCAAGGGATCACGGGGCTCGGAGAACACCCCTTGGCTGCCGCACTGGCGGCGGGCACCATCGGCGGGCCGCGGCAGCCGGCGGAGGACCCGCCGGGGTTCCATCCCGCCCAGGCCGACGCGCATCGCGCGTGCCTCGGAGAAGGCGTCCACCTCGTCTGGGGGCCTCCGGGGACGGGCAAGACCACCGTGCTGAAGAGGGCGATCGGTGATCTCCTCGCGCGCGGCGACCGGCTGCTCCTCGTCTCCGCGACCAACATCGCTGTGGACAACGCGCTGCTGGGGGTGGTGCGCGAACGGCGGCACGGGCCCGGAGAGATCGTGCGTGTCGGCCCGCCGCACTTGAAGGAAGTGGCCGAGGATCCGTCCGTCTCCCTGCCGATGATGGTCAGGGCACGGCTCGCGGAGACTGCGCAGCGGCGCGGCTCGCTGGAGTCCGAACTGGTCGCGATCAAGGAGCGGGCAGCCGAACTCGCCCGCCTGGAGGCCGTGCTGACCCGCTTCGACTCGTCCGCGTACTACGCGGCTCTGGAGCTGCTGCGCACTCCCGGAGAGGATCCGGCGTCGGTCAGGCTTCGGGTCGAGGATGCGAAACAGCGGCACGACCGGGCCTCCCGAGAACACGAGGAAGCGGTCACCGTGGCCCGGACGGCCGTGGCCAGGGACAAGGCCGCGGCCCCCGCCCGCCACCAGTGGCACCAGGTGGACGAGCTCTCGTCGGAGGTGGCCAAGGTACGCGAAGCGGTCGCGCTCCGGGAGGCGGCTGCCCTGTTGGCTGAGGACCGTTGTGATCCCCTGCGGAGAGAACTGCGTGAGGCCGAGTCGACAAGAACGTGGTCGAAGCGCCGCGCCCAGAACAAGACCGCAGGGATCCGCCAACGGCTGGAGGAGGCCGAACGGTCGGCCGCGACGGCCCGGCAAGCCGCCGCGAGGCCCGGGCCACTGCCACAGCCCATGCCACGGCCCTCGGAGCCCGGATCACCGCACTCAGCGAAGGCATCCCCCTCACTCGAGATCAGATCGCCGCGTTGCATGCCGACGCCGCCGCGGCACAGGCCGCTTCGGATCGGACTCGACAACGCCTCAGCCGGTGTGCGGCCGACTTCTCCCAGGCGGCAGAGGCGGCCAAGCGCGCCGTTCATGCCTACGAAGTGGCGAAACAGGCGGAGCAGAAGGGGTGGCCCGCCATGTTCGAGCGCGCGGGTCGGCTCCGCCCCGCGGTGA
- a CDS encoding phospholipase D-like domain-containing protein — MVNTPGVRVLHARNLITPPTASVPYRGEFGSALAEVLGRHVEVTEIEDERGFYRAFSEEIRRARRSLWLWSPWVATRLNSLLPDLRAAADRGVRINVFIRADTDKLQKQETNQVLIAELRQVVDTVVPVYEMHQKIVVIDEQTVLLGSLNSLSQKSTREIMLTMRGGHFARKLLEHEHAATFADPPSCGRCGGDEIEIRRYKKDDWVWRCYAAACKTTPKGGTNAWNQKIRLARGR; from the coding sequence ATGGTCAACACGCCGGGTGTCCGGGTGCTGCACGCCCGGAACCTGATCACACCTCCGACGGCCTCGGTCCCCTACCGGGGCGAGTTCGGTTCCGCGCTCGCCGAAGTCCTCGGCCGCCATGTCGAAGTGACGGAGATCGAGGACGAACGGGGGTTCTACCGCGCCTTCTCGGAAGAGATCCGAAGAGCCCGGCGATCACTGTGGCTCTGGTCCCCCTGGGTCGCCACGCGCCTGAACTCGCTGCTGCCGGATCTTCGAGCCGCCGCCGACCGCGGTGTGCGGATCAACGTCTTCATCCGTGCCGACACCGACAAGCTCCAGAAGCAGGAGACGAACCAGGTCCTGATCGCCGAGCTGCGACAGGTCGTCGATACGGTCGTGCCCGTGTACGAGATGCACCAGAAGATTGTCGTCATCGACGAGCAGACGGTTCTGCTCGGCAGCCTCAATTCGCTCTCCCAGAAGTCAACCCGGGAGATCATGCTGACCATGCGGGGCGGTCACTTCGCCCGCAAGCTGCTGGAGCACGAGCATGCGGCGACGTTCGCCGATCCGCCCTCCTGCGGACGGTGCGGGGGCGACGAAATCGAGATCCGACGCTACAAGAAGGACGACTGGGTCTGGCGCTGCTACGCCGCCGCCTGCAAGACCACGCCGAAGGGCGGTACCAACGCATGGAACCAGAAGATCCGGCTGGCCCGCGGTCGCTGA
- a CDS encoding iron ABC transporter permease, which yields MFGCLLLLAIALFASVMYGSKPTAASDVLDVLTGGGDSYVRTVVESRYPRTAIGVLAGVCLAVAGTLMQGVTRNPLAEPGLLGINAGASASIVAATAYLGATGQRETMWWALPGALLAGVAVHVIGTAGGRTNPVRLVLAGAVLSAVLSAFIQAVTLSRPKVFDTYRYWVVGALGGRGWDVFWSVLPFAGVGLAVALLLGPSLNAMAMGDDKATSLGISPARVKGAGLLAATLLSASATAAVGPIAFVGLAVPHLVRALVGADFRLQLLFSALAGPSLLLLADVIGRVLLRPQELMVGVVTACVGAPALLLAVRRMRGA from the coding sequence CTGTTCGGGTGCCTGCTCCTGTTGGCGATCGCCCTGTTCGCCAGCGTCATGTACGGCAGCAAGCCGACCGCCGCCTCCGACGTGCTCGACGTGCTCACCGGGGGCGGCGACAGCTATGTGCGCACCGTCGTGGAGAGCCGCTACCCGCGCACCGCGATCGGCGTGCTCGCCGGGGTCTGCCTGGCCGTCGCGGGCACGCTCATGCAGGGCGTGACCCGCAACCCGCTGGCCGAACCCGGGTTGCTCGGCATCAACGCGGGTGCCTCGGCGAGCATCGTCGCGGCCACCGCCTACCTCGGCGCCACCGGGCAGCGGGAGACCATGTGGTGGGCGCTGCCCGGCGCGCTCCTCGCGGGCGTCGCCGTACACGTGATCGGCACGGCGGGCGGCCGTACCAACCCGGTGCGTCTGGTGCTGGCCGGCGCGGTGCTCAGCGCCGTGCTCTCCGCGTTCATCCAGGCCGTCACCCTCTCCCGGCCCAAGGTCTTCGACACCTACCGCTACTGGGTGGTGGGCGCGCTCGGCGGGCGCGGCTGGGACGTGTTCTGGTCGGTCCTGCCCTTCGCCGGTGTCGGCCTCGCGGTCGCGCTGCTCCTCGGGCCGAGCCTGAACGCCATGGCCATGGGCGACGACAAGGCCACCTCACTGGGTATCAGCCCCGCCCGCGTCAAGGGCGCCGGCCTGCTCGCCGCGACGCTGCTGAGCGCGTCCGCGACGGCGGCGGTGGGCCCCATCGCGTTCGTCGGGCTGGCCGTGCCGCACCTCGTACGCGCCCTGGTGGGCGCGGACTTCCGGCTCCAGTTGCTGTTCTCCGCCCTGGCCGGTCCCTCGCTGCTGCTGCTCGCCGACGTGATCGGCAGGGTGCTGCTGCGCCCGCAGGAGCTCATGGTGGGCGTCGTCACCGCCTGCGTCGGGGCGCCCGCGCTGCTGTTGGCCGTACGTCGGATGAGGGGGGCGTGA
- a CDS encoding CBS domain-containing protein — MRAWVVRAGENGEREKAALEEGVLIAGWWELGDLTGAATRDDIKAAVAAAYPDEGPYTVGNWTGQLFRFVHEIQPGDLVVLPQKSLLVAIGRVSGDYEYRADAPDGFRHVRRIEWLVKDIDRQSIQSDLQDSMGSLLTVFELSRFGAAERIAALSEGKPDPGRPDADEFAATLTEPAKLFEEVRRRSADEPLTLSVRDFLAVWSLPRRYPAAVEQIQNDLDVRGLVTVPPFTEGSLESQIAVVAGGAEPDEAGTSAMTRLTGTTSLSAVVQNAADAAGHLADEDPTARTVAYRVSNLDSANRMPECVRVGDSLGTAMTLMVLRDYSQLPVLDADGRLRGVVSWESIGRARMADPGADLAAATVRAQEADRSDDLLDWIGTIQKSGYVLVRDHDHKVCGLITDSDLTVQFGTRVRPFVLVEEIEQRLRRIVDRSIPIERIRAVVPRHRASRVNSAANLTFGAYGHLFKVPENWSALGWAIDKEHFLSALEDCRNFRNGLMHFSPDPVTDDQLHPAQGLLELLRSMDPHN, encoded by the coding sequence ATGCGGGCCTGGGTCGTACGGGCGGGGGAGAACGGCGAGCGGGAGAAGGCCGCCCTGGAGGAGGGCGTCCTGATCGCCGGCTGGTGGGAACTCGGGGATCTGACGGGCGCCGCCACGCGGGACGACATCAAGGCGGCCGTGGCTGCCGCCTATCCGGACGAGGGGCCCTACACCGTAGGGAACTGGACCGGACAACTCTTCCGTTTCGTCCACGAGATACAGCCGGGAGATCTTGTCGTCCTCCCGCAGAAGTCGCTGCTCGTGGCCATCGGCCGGGTCTCGGGCGACTACGAGTACCGCGCGGACGCACCGGACGGATTCCGTCACGTCAGGCGCATCGAATGGCTCGTCAAGGACATCGATCGCCAGTCGATCCAGTCGGATCTCCAGGACAGCATGGGGTCCTTGTTGACGGTCTTCGAGCTCAGCCGGTTCGGGGCGGCGGAGCGCATAGCCGCTCTCTCCGAAGGAAAGCCCGATCCGGGCCGTCCCGACGCCGACGAGTTCGCCGCCACCCTGACCGAACCGGCCAAACTCTTCGAGGAGGTCCGGCGGCGGAGCGCCGACGAACCCCTCACCCTGTCCGTACGGGACTTCCTCGCCGTCTGGAGCCTTCCGCGGCGCTACCCGGCCGCCGTCGAGCAGATCCAGAACGACCTGGACGTCCGCGGGCTCGTCACCGTACCTCCGTTCACGGAGGGCAGCCTCGAAAGCCAGATCGCGGTCGTGGCCGGCGGTGCCGAGCCCGACGAGGCGGGTACGAGCGCCATGACCCGCCTCACCGGCACGACGAGCCTCTCGGCCGTGGTCCAGAACGCGGCAGACGCAGCCGGACACCTGGCGGACGAGGACCCGACGGCGCGGACCGTCGCGTACCGGGTGAGCAACCTCGATTCGGCCAACCGCATGCCGGAGTGCGTACGGGTCGGGGACAGCCTCGGGACCGCGATGACCCTCATGGTGCTGCGCGACTACAGTCAGCTGCCCGTTCTCGATGCGGACGGGCGGCTGCGCGGAGTCGTCAGCTGGGAGTCGATCGGACGTGCCCGCATGGCCGATCCCGGAGCCGACCTCGCGGCCGCCACGGTGCGGGCTCAGGAGGCGGACCGGTCCGATGATCTGCTCGACTGGATCGGGACCATCCAGAAGTCGGGCTACGTCCTCGTGCGGGATCACGACCACAAGGTGTGCGGTCTGATCACCGACTCGGACCTCACGGTCCAGTTCGGCACTCGTGTCCGTCCGTTCGTACTCGTCGAGGAGATCGAGCAGCGCCTGAGGCGCATCGTCGACCGCAGCATCCCGATCGAGCGGATTCGTGCCGTCGTACCCAGGCACCGCGCTTCCCGAGTGAACTCCGCAGCCAACCTGACGTTCGGCGCGTACGGCCACCTGTTCAAGGTCCCCGAGAACTGGTCGGCCCTGGGCTGGGCCATCGACAAGGAGCACTTCCTCTCCGCACTCGAGGACTGCCGGAACTTCCGCAACGGCCTCATGCACTTCAGTCCCGACCCCGTAACCGACGACCAGCTGCACCCCGCTCAGGGGCTGCTCGAACTGCTCCGCTCCATGGATCCGCACAACTGA